CACGACGGTGGCGGCGGCGGTGGTGCGGGCGCGCACCGAATTCCACCATCGCAGCCGGCCGAGCCATCGGGCGGGCACCTCAGCCACGCCCGGCCACCAGGCGGTATCCGGCGCCGCGCACGGTGATGATCGTGCGGCAGCCGAACGGTGTGTCGATCTTTCGGCGCAGTGCGCTGATGTACACCTCGACGATATTCGGATCACCGGTGTAGGCGAAATCCCAGACATGATCGAGGATCTCGGATTTCGGCACGATCTGCTCGGCGCGCAGGGCGAGATGTTCGAGCACCGCGAACTCCTTCGCGGTCAGCGAGACGGGCTGATCGCCGCGCCGGCAGGTGTGCGTCGCCGGATCCACCAGCAGATCGCCCACCCGGACCACGGGCGCGCCGCCACGGGTGCGCCGTCGCAGCAGCGCCCGAATGCGGGCCAGCAGAACGACATAGGAGAACGGCTTGCACAGGTAGTCGTCGGCGCCGGTGTCGAGGCCCTCGGCCTCGTCGTACTCGCCGTCCTTGGCGGTCAGCATCAGGACCGGGGTGTCGTCGCCCTCGGCTCGCAGGGTGGCGCAGATCCGATAGCCGTTGATCCCGGGCAACATGATGTCGAGCAGGATCAGGTCGTAGGCCGCGGTGCGCGCCAGATGCAGACCCTCGGTTCCGTCGTGGGCGACATCGGTCGCGAAGCCTTCTGCCGCCAGGCCTTTCGCGAGCGTATCGGCCAGCCGTTTCTCGTCCTCCACGATGAGCAGGCGCATGTGCTCAGCTTCGCAGATTCCTCCTGAAGGGAATTTCAGGAAGCTTCAGCGGCCCTTCAGGTCCGTGCTGCCAGAGTGGCTTCGCCGTCGAAACACCCACTCGCACAGGAGGAAACATCATGACATCGATACTGCGCCGGGTCGGCAACGGACTGCGCTGGCTGCTCGTCGGCGCGGCGGCCTTCGCCGTGGTCGCGGCCACCGGCCTGGCGCTCGGCGCCGGGACCGGGGTTCTCGACGACTCCCGGCATCACCTGGAGTTCTCGCCGGTGGGCTACGCCGCGGCGGCCGAACCCGCCGCCGCGACGATCGACCGCGAGCGAGCCGTCGAGGTCGCCCGCGGCGCGGTACCCGATGCGCGGGTCATCTCCGCCGAACTCGACACCGGCCGGGCGAATCCGGTCTGGGAGGTCGAGTTGCGCGATGCCCGGGGCGAGGACGTGGACGTGACCGTCGACGCGGTGAACGCCACCGTGCTCGCGGTCGATCACGACGACGACTGACATCGCTACCGGGTGCGATGCGGCGGCCCGCTCAGCCGGCGAACGCGTGCGCCACCGCGTAGCCGAGCAGGGCGGCGCCGAGTCCGGCCACCACGCTGATCACCACATTCATCGCCGCGTAGAACGTCACGCGCTGCTCGAGCAGCCGCATCGTCTCGTACCCGAACGTACTGTAGGTGGTCAGCGCCCCGCAGAACCCGGTGCCGAGCAAGGCCAGGACCGGCGTGCCGGCCGCGGCGCCGGTGAGCGCCCCCAGGATGAGGCAGCCGGCGATATTGACCGTCAGCGTCCCCCACGGGAACAGGCTGTCGTGCCGCGCCTGAACGAAGCGATCGGTCAGGTAGCGGGCCGGGGCGCCGATCATCGCGCCGAGGAGAACCAACGCGATGATCATCGTGCCTCCTGCGATATGCGGGGCACCTGCGCCCGGTCGGCCCGGTGAGTGGGCTGCGCAGTGTGACTCATCGTGCCTCCTGCGATTTGCGGGGCACCTGCGCCCGGTCGGCCCGGTGAGTGGGCTGCGCAGTGTGACTCATCGTGCCTCCTGCCGAATCCGCTTGCCGAGAAATACCATTCGCGCCAGGGTGACCCCGGCGAGCACCGCGAGCAGCGCGCACACCAGGGTGGCACCCAGATAGGCGAACGCGAGCCAGGCCGAACCCGGTTGCAGCAGATTGCGGATCTCGACGGCGTAGGTGGAGAAGGTGGTGAATCCGCCGAGAAAGCCCACCCCCACGAACGGCCGCACCAGCCGATGGGCGGGCCACACCTCGGTGATCAGCACCATCAGCACGCCGATCGCCAGGCAGCCGGCGACGTTCTCGGTGAAGGTGCCCCACGGGAACTGGCCGGGATGGGTCGGCAGCAGCCGCGACAGACCGTAGCGGGACAGACCGCCGAGTCCGCCGCCGATCGCGATCACCGCCAGCACCGCGCCGTGTTCGCGCATCAGCTCCCGCCGTTGAGTGGGGACGCGCAGGTCGACATCGGGATCGATCGACTCGGCGGCGGAGTCGCCGGGCCGGTCCGGGAAACGACGCACTTCGGTCAACGACAGACTCCTACTCGAACGACGGGACAGCACAGACCTCGAGTAGGGACTGTTGGCGATCGTCCGATCGCGGTTGTTCCGGCGCCTGCACCGGAGTGGCGAGCCCCACCGCCACGTCGGTCAGAATAGCGGGTCGCGGCACCCGCGTATCCGGACTGTGCCCGGCTTCACCGATCGGCCCGCCTCACGCCCGCGGCACGGGCTCCCGCGCGGTGTCGGCGACCAGCGGCGCGAGCGCCGACGAGCGCAGCCGTGCCACCAGGTTGGTGACCGGGCGCGCCAGCAGCAGGCTGACCGCGGCGGCGACCGGGACGGCGAGGATCGCCGAGGCCACCACATCGTGCGGATAGTGGCCGCCGACGTAGACCCGGCTGAACGCCAGGACGACCGCGAAGACCGCCGTGACCCAGCCCAGGCGCCGATTCAGCAGATAGAGCGCGGCGACGGTGGCCGCCGCCGTCGTGGTGTGACCGCTGGGGAACGAATAGTCGCTCGGCACCGGACAGGTCTCGAGGATGTAGGCGGACGGGACGCCCCGGCACGGCCGCGGCTCGGCGACCAGTACTTTCACCACCTCAGCGACCAGATACGCGACCACTACGCTCACCGGAGCCAGCAACGCCAGTGCCATCGACCGGTCGTCGCGGCGGCGTGCCAGCCACCAGCCGATCACCATCAGCACGGCGAAGATTCCCAGTCCCGCATCGGTCCACCACAGCATCGCGTCGTTGAGCCAGCGGGTGTGGTCGGCGAAATCGGTGATGGTGGTGAACAACGGGCGATCGAATCCGGGGCCGCCGGATGCCATCGGGGCCGGGGAGGGGGTCGTCAACGCGAATCCGTTCTGGTCGGCCCGGCGTACCGGGTGAGTCTGGGGAGTGCTGTGATCATTTCTACCGTGTTCGCCGGGGGCACACGGTGCCGACCACTGCTGTCGTACCGCTCGTCATCTCGATGATGTAGCGACCCGGATCGTGGCGCCGACCGGCCGGATGGCACCGGCCGCGGTGGGCCGGCCGGGGACCGCGGGTGCCGGAGGCGTCCGGCCGGTGCCATACGCTTGCCCGATGACCCAGCCCACTCCCGTCTCGCCGCGTATCGGCTATGTCCCGGGCGTCACCGTCGCCAAATGGGCGCGGGTATGGGCGCAACGTTTTCCCGACGCGCCGCTGGAACTCGTCGCGGTACCGCAGGCGCAGCAGCGCGGCGCCCTGACCGAGGGCCGGGTCGACATGTGCTTCGTGCGGTTGCCGATCGACCGCGAGGGCCTGCACGCGATTCCGCTGTACCGCGAACTGGCGGTGGCGGTGGTGCCCAAGGACCATCCGATCGCACTGTTCGAGGAGGTGAGCTCGGCCGATCTGGACGATGAGCGGATGCAGGACACGGGCGATATCGATGCGGTCGGCGACGCCCTGGAACTGGTGGCGGCGGTCGGCGGCGCGGCCGTGGTCCCGCAGTCGCTGGCGCGCCTGCATCACCGCCGCGACCTGATCTACCGGCCGCTCACCGACGTGGATCCGACGCAGATCGCCCTGGCCTGGCCGATCGACCACCCGGGGGAGTTCGTCGAGGAGTTCATCGGCATCGTGCGCGGCCGCACCGCGAACAGTTCACGGACCAGTGGTGAACGTGATCGTCGCGAGGGTGAGGGCACCCGCGCCCGCACCGGAGGTGGTGCGGCACAGGGCGGTAAGGGACGCGCGCAGGGTGGGGCGAAGCAGTCCGCGCCGCGCCGGGGCGGGGCGGGGCAGGGGCGCTCGGGTGGCACTCGATCGGGTGGCACTCGCGGCCGGCAGAAACGACGCGGCCGCTGAGGTAGGAAACCTCAGCGGCCGGTGGATCAGCGGCGCGGTGGCCGACTCAGCGCGGCTTGCGCTGCAGGATCGAGTCGCGAATCAGGATGCCGGCGAGGGCGACGGCGAATCCGATCAGGAAGATGTAGCCGGTCCAGCCGGTGCCCGAGGAGGCGCCCTGCTGGTTCTCGAACAGCATGGCGAGCAGGATCACGACGACGACCCATCCGGCGATACGGAAGGAGCGCCGCGATTCACCGCTCCAGCCCCAGGCGGCGGAGGGAACCTCGGCGGGATCGACCTTGGTGACGACGCCGGCGCTCTTGGCGGGTTCCAGTTCCGTGGCGGCCACGTTCGCTCCCATCATTTCCGTGATCACTGCGTCCGGATGCATCACACACCGTGAGGTCCGCAGGTCGTGAAGGTGACTGTCGTGAATATGTTTGCATACGACCGGCCGTCGTAGCCAGCGGGGTGTCGGCCACGGCGATTCACCGCCCACGGTTCACCGTGGACAATGGGTGCGTGTCCGACATCGTGAAAGTTCTGCTGCTGGGCAGCACCGGCTCCATCGGCACCCAGGCGTTGGAGGTCGTCGCCGCCGCCCCGGACCGATTCCAGGTGGTCGGGCTGGCCGCGCGTGGTGGCAACGCCGACCTGTTGGCCGAGCAGATCCGGGCCACCGGAACCGACAACGTGGCCGTGACCGATCCGGCCGCGGCGGCGAAACTCGGTGTCGCCCTGAGCGGTCCGGACGCGGTCACCGAACTCGTGCGGCGCACCGACGCCGACGTGGTGCTCAACGCCCTGGTCGGCGCGCTCGGCTTGAAACCGACCCTGGCCACGCTGGAATCGGGACGGCGGCTGGCGCTGGCCAATAAGGAGTCGCTGGTCGCGGGCGGCAGTCTGGTGACTCGCGCGGCGGCGCCCGGTCAGATCGTCCCGGTCGACTCCGAGCATTCCGCGATGGCGCAGTGCCTGCGCGGTGGCCGCGCCGACGAGGTCGCGCGGCTGGTGCTGACCGCGTCGGGCGGGCCGTTCCGGGGCTGGACCGCCGAGATGCTCGAATCGGTGAGCCCGGAGGAGGCCAAGGCTCATCCCACCTGGTCGATGGGCCTGATGAACACGCTCAACTCGGCGACCCTGATGAACAAGGGCCTGGAGCTGATCGAGGCGCACATGCTGTTCGGCATCGACTACGACAAGATCGACGTCACCGTGCATCCGCAGTCGATCGTGCACTCGATGGCGACCTTCACCGACGGATCCACTCTGGCCCAGGCCAGTCCACCGGATATGAGGTTGCCGATCGCCCTGGCACTGGGCTGGCCCGACCGGGTGCCCGGCGCCCTCGCACCGCTGGACTTCGGCACCGCGATGCGCTGGGATTTCGAACCCGTCGACAACGAGGTGTTCCCCGCGGTCGAGCTGGCGCGTACGGCCGGGAAGGCCGGAGGCAGCGTGACCGCGGTCTACAACGCCGCCAACGAGATCGCGGTGCAGGCCTTCCTCGACGGGGCGCTGCGGTTCCCCGATATCGTGCGCACGGTCGCGCGGGTCGTCGAGTCGGCCGACCGTTGGGCCGCCGAACCCAGTACCTTGGACGAGGTGCTCGCGGCCGATGCGTGGGCGCGACAGCGTGCGCGCACGCTCGTGAGCAACTGATTCAGGAGGGTTCCATACCGCATGGGCTTCGCGATCGGATTCGTGCTGTTCGCCCTCGGCATCACGGTATCGGTGGCGCTACACGAATGTGGCCATATGTGGGCGGCGCAGGCCACCGGCATGCAGGTGCGCCGCTACTTCGTCGGCTTCGGGCCGAAGGTGTTCTCCTTCCGCCGTGGTGAGACCGAATACGGCCTCAAGGCGCTACCGCTGGGCGGTTTCTGCGATATCGCGGGTATGACCGCGCTGGACGAGGTCCCGCCCGAGGATCTGCACCGCGCGATGTACCGCCAGACCACCTGGAAACGGCTGGTCGTGATGTTCGGCGGCATCGCCATGAACTTCGTCCTGGGTTTCCTGCTGATCATGCTGCTGGCGGTGGCCTGGGGCCTGCCTCGGCTGGATTCGCCGCCCGCCACCCAGATCTATCCGGCCGGCTGCGTGGCCGCGCAGAACCCGGACGGATCGATGCAGCAGTGCACCGGGCCCGGCCCGGCCGAACGTGCCGGTCTCGAGCGCGGTGATCTGGTCACCGCGATCGACGGCAAGCCCGTGAGCAGCTGGAACGATTTCCGGTCGATCACCGAGAAGGCCACCGGTCCGATCGTCTACACGGTGAAGCGAGACGGGCAGACGTTGCAGATCCCGGTCACCCCGCAGCGGGTGGCGACCTATCCGGCGCGGTCGGGTGCCACCGACGGTTCCGATCGCGTCACCACACCGGTGTACGCGAGCAAAGTCGGTGTCGCGCAGGACTTCTACGGGCCGGTCAAATACAACGTGATCTCGGCGATCCCCGCCTCGGTGTCGTTCACCGGCGATATGTTCGGCCGCACCTTCGCCTCGCTGGCCCAGATGCCGAGCAAGGTGGTGAGCCTGTGGCACGCCGTCACCGGCGGCCAGCGCGACGCCGATACCCCGGTCAGCGTCTACGGCGCCAGCAAGATCGGTGGCGAAACCGCCGAGCACGGGCTCTGGGGCGCGTTCGTCCTGGTGCTGGCCAGCCTGAACTTCTTCCTCGGCGCGTTCAATCTGCTGCCGCTGCTGCCGTTGGACGGCGGCCACATCGCGGTGGTGATCTTCGAGAAGCTGCGCAATATGTGGCGTAACCGCAAGGGGCTGCCCAACGGTGGTCCGGTCGACTACATGAAGCTACTGCCCGCGACGTATGTGGTGGTGGTCATCGGTGGCGCGTACATGATCCTGACGCTGGTCGCCGATATCGTGAACCCGATCAAACTGTTCCCGTAGCCGTTCGGTGGCGTTCCGGTGCCCGGGTACTTCTGTTCCGGGGCACCGGACTTCGGGTGCGGGGCAGAGGATGGGTCGCGCGGTGGTGCGGTCGAGAGCGGCCACCGAGACTGATCGGGTCCGGGTTCATCGCGGCCCGTGACGCCTGTCGTCGATCACATCTCGGGAGCCGTAATGACCGAATCCGTCATCGAACTGCCCACCCTGGGCGAATCGGTATTCGACACCTACGATCGCATCCGCGGTCGCGGGCCGGTGGTGCCGATCACGTTGCCCGGCAACGTCTCCGCGTGGGCGGCGGTCAGTCATCGGGCGGTCGGCGAGTTGCTGGCGGCCGACGGCACGTCGTTCAGCAAGAATTCGCGCAACTGCCCGGCCCTGCACGACGGCACCATCCCGGCGGATTGGCCGATGCGCGCGCTCACCGACATGGACCACATGCTCAATCTCGACGGCGCCGAACACCGCCGGTTGCGCAAGACGATCGGGCAGGCGTTCACCCCCGCGCGGGTGGCGGCGATGGAGCCCCGCATCCGGCGTATCGCCGGTGAACTGATCGACGAATTCGCCTCTCGGACAGAGGAAGTCGACCTCATCTCGGCCTACACCACCCCGCTTCCGGTGCGGGTGATCTGTGAACTGTTCGGGGTGGAGAAGGCCGATGAGCCGCTGATCCGGGACTGGGTGGTCACCATCACCTCGCCCGTCGCCACCGGGGCCGAGACCGCCGCGGCGATGGGCGCCATGACCGTGCACCTGGCCGGTCTGCTGGAGGCGAAACGCCGTGCGCCGGGCGATGATCTGACCTCGGCGCTGCTGGCTGCCAACGCCGATAACGAGCTGACCGACGAAGAACTCGTCACCGTGCTGTGGGTGGTGATCACCGCCGGTCACGAGACGACGGTGTATCTGCTCGGCAATGCGGTGGTGGCCCTGTGCGAGCATCCGCAGCAGCTCGCGAAAGCGGTTACCGGTGATCGGTGGCGAGATGTGGTCGAGGAGGCCCTGCGCTATCGGTCGCCGCTGTGCACCGCGTTCATCCGCTACGCGCTCGAGGATGTCACCATCGCCGGAGTCGATCTGCCCGCCGGCGCGATGGTGGTGTGGTACGGCGGAATCGGCCGCGATCCCGAGTACTACCCGGACGCCGATGTCTTCGATATCGACCGCGATCCACGGGATCAGCTGGCCTTCGGGCGCGGCCCGCATTTCTGCCTCGGCGCGCCGCTGGCCCGGCTGGAATCCGCGATCGCGCTGTCGACGCTGTTCGGTCGCTTCCCTCAACTCGAACTGGCCTGCCCGGCAGCGGAATTGCCGTACGGGCCGCAGATCATCACCGCCGGACCGCAGCGACTGCCGGTGCGGCTGCGGCCGTGACATGACAGCGGGCAGCCGCGGGGACGGGTTGCCCGCCACCGTCTTTCGTCATTCGCTCGCGCGACCGGTCGCCAGATCCCGCAGCCGTATCCAGTCGAGCGCGGGTGCGGCCGGACGGGTTCCGGGCCGGTCGCGAGGAACCCGGACCCGCAGCGCGCCGGGTTCGACGACGCAGCGCACCGGGGTGTCCAGCAGCAGCGACTCCCCGTCGACGCCGACCGGGATCCGCGGACTTCCCGCGTCGACGACGACCTCGGCCGCGGTGCGCTGGGTCAGCCCGTGACTGTGGGTGCGTCGAATCAGGCCCACGGCGTCGCGAGTGTTGGAGACCGAGACGGTCACCGCGCCCAGTACACCGCGGTCGAGCCGGTCCCGACGGCTCAGACCGGCCAGATCGCCGGTGCCGTACGGATTGTTGCTCACCAGCACCGCCTGCGGCCCCTCGACGGTCGCCGGGCCGATACGGGCGACGAGCCGGGCGCCGGTCTGCCCGGTGAGCAGGTCGGGCAGCAGCCGCAGCACGGTCGCGGCCTTGTCGTTCCGGTAGGCCGGGCTGCGCACGACTTCCGCGTACACGCCGAAGGACGCGTTGTTGACGAAGGGCAGGTCGTTGATCCGGCCGAGGTCGACCCGCATCTCCCTGCCGTCGCGCAGTGCCGCCAAGCCGGCGGCCGGATCGGCGCGATCCAGCCCGAGGTCCATCGCGAAGTGATTGCGGGTGCCGGCGCTGATCACGAGAAACGGCACATCGTGGGCGGCCGCGACGCCCGCCACGAGCGCCTGGGTGCCGTCACCGCCGGCCACGCCGAGCAGGTCCGCGCCGTGTTCGACCGCCTCACGGGCCAGCGCGACGACATCGACGGCGCCCTCCAGCACGACGACCCGCGCACCGAGTTCCTCGGCGCGGCGGCGCAGATCGAATTTCGCGACCTTCCCGCCACCCGAGCGCGGGTTCATGATCAGAAACGGCCGTAACGGTGGTGGCACAGGGTACTCGGTGGTGGGCGGGGTGTGGGCGCGCAGTGCCAGGCGGGCGCAGACGACGGCGGCCACGACGGTGGCGCACACCAGCAGCACCACCCACAGCAGGCCGGCGCGCACGAACATCACCAGGACCACGATCGGCGTCAGGACGGCGATCGCCGCCGACGCCCACCGCAGGACGCCGCGACCGCTGACGAACCAGTACAGCGCGGCCACCGTGACCACGACGCCGCCGACGCCCACGGCCAGCAGGGCCAGGGTGCCCAGCACTCCGGCGAACACCACCGGCCCCGTGACCGCCGCGGCGGCGAACACGAATGCCGCACGCGCCCACCGGCGCCGGCCGCGGAGCTCACGGTCCGCGGTCGCCACCGCGTCCGCCGATCGGCGGTGCGGGTGAGGGTCGCCGGAGGGATTCATGATCAGCCTCGTCTCGTGCGCGATCAGGTGTCGGTGGTGTGGTCGGATCGATGGCCGAAGGCGTCGACCGCGGCCTCGACGGTGGGGAAGAAGTGGGTGTCGTCGAACCGGTCGCCGACGCCGAAGCGGATGAGTTTGTCCTTGATCGGGCCCTTCATCTCCGCGAAGGCCAGTCGAATGCCGTGGCCCTCGAGATACTCGTCGAGGTCGACGATTTCGTCGACGGCCGTGGTGTCCAGGCCGGTGATCGGCTCGGCGGCCACGACCACCCAGTCGACCGGGGCCGGGGCCCGTGCGACGACCGAGCGCACGTACTCGTCGAAGATCTGCCCGTTGGCGAAGAACAGCGGCGCGTCGAAACGCACCAGCACCAGTCCGGGTATGCGGTGCCCCTCGGGATGGCGTTCGATGTCGTGGAAGCCGGGGCGGTCCGCGGTCGCCACGAGTTCGGTGCGGTAGGGCTGCCAGGCCTGCGCGACCACCGCGAGGAACGACAGTCCGATGGCGACGAGGATGCCCTGCAGCACGCCCACCAGTGCGACGCCGAGGAACGCCGCCACCGCGAGGGTGAATTCCAGCCTGCTCATCCGCCACATCCGGACCATGCCGCGCACATCGATGAGCGCGGTGGCCGCCACGATCACCACCGCACCGAGGGTCGCGTCGGGGAGGTAGGCGGTGAGCCCGGGCGCGACCAGCACGAACAGCAACACGGCGAGTGCGCCGACGACACCGGCCAATTGGGTACGCGCGCCGTTCTGTTCGGCGACCGGTGTGCGAGAACCGCTGGCGGAGACGGGAAATCCGCCGAACAGCCCGCCCGCCAGATTGGCGACGCCGATCGCCTTCATCTCGGTGCTGCCGTCGACGTCCTCGCCGTGGCGGGACGCGAAGGTCCGCGACAGGACACCGCTGTCGGCGAACGCGATCAGCGCGATACCCGCCGCGGGACCGATCAGCCGTCCGACATCGTGCCAATCGACTCCGCCGACCGACGGCAACGGCAGGCCCTCGGGCAGGGCGCCGACCATGCCGATCCGATCGGTGAGCCCGGCCGCCGCGGAGATCGCGATGGCACCGGCGACCGCGACCAGCACCCCGGGCACCACGGGCAACCACCTCCGGAAGGCCACGATGACGGCGAGCGAGCCGATACCGACGGCCGCCGCGATCGGGTCGATATCGCCGTGGAACACCGACCGGACGATCGCGGCGACCTCGGCGAGCAGACCGGACACGTCGACGGAGAAGCCGAGCAGCTTCGGTATCTGTCCGACCACCACGACCAGCGCGATAGCGTTCAGATACCCGATCCGGATGGGTTTGGACAGCAGTTCGGTGACGAATCCGAGGTGCAGGAATCCGCCGGCGAGCAGGATGACCCCGACGAGCACGGCCAGCACACCCGCGAGGGCGAGCGCGCTGTCGGGATCACCGGCCGCCGCCAGCGGCAGCACCGCCGCCGCGATCAGGGGCGCCAGTGACGAGTCCGGCCCGAGCACCAGAATCCGGGACGGACCCACCGCCGCGTACGCGAGCAGCGGGACGATGGTGGCGTAGAGCCCGGCATAGGCGGGCAGCCCGGCGGCCTCGGCGTATCCCATACCCGCGGGAATCAGCAGTGCGGTCAGGACCAGACCGGCGGTGATGTCCGGCCGCAGCCACTCCCGGTGATACGCACGGGCCGTCGCGATCGCGGGCAATCGGCCGACACTCTCCCGCCAGCGCACGGCCGTGCCTAATGCGCTCGTGCGCGCCGCGGGGCCACCGCGACCGCGGCCGTCAGCGGTACGCGAGGTTCGGTGCGGCGCGCGCGGCGGCGCCGCAGCGCCTTCTCCGCTTCGATGGCGAGCGGGACCAGCAGCGACCAGCCGAGACAGGCCAGCCACTGGGGACCCGTCAGTGACCTGGTCATCAGCAGGTCTTGCAGGAAGCCCAGTTCCACGGCGAGCACGGTCACCGCGACCGGCACGGACAGGATCTTCAGCGCGCCGAGAATCGGTGCGCCGAAACCGGATTCGGGGTCGCGGCGCATGGCCAGGCCGCTCAGGATCGAGCTGAACGACAGCACCACGAAGGTCGTCGTCATCGGCACCGAGGCCGTATCGGTGCTCATCTCGCCGGGGGCGAGCAGCATCGCCGCGAGCGCGACGGCGAATTGCAGCACGCCGTAGGCCAGCCACTGAGCGAAGGCGCTCCGGTTGGCGATCGGCATCGCCGGGTCGCGCGGTGGCTGGTTCATCAGATTCGGCGGCGGCGGGTCGGTCATGATCACCGCCACCGGGAACAGCGTGATGAAGAAGTGCTGGAACAGCACCATCAGCGGAGTGAGCGCGACGCCGTCGTTGATATCGACGATGCTGGCCACCAGAAAGAGCAGCACCAGCGAGAACAGTTTCGACATCTGGTAGCGGATGTAGGACACGATCTTGTCGTAGATGCTGCGGCCCAGGCGAATCGCGGTGATCAGCGTCCCGAAGTTGTCGTCGGTGAGCACCATCTTGCCCGCCTGTTTGGTGACCTCGCTGCCCGAGCCCATCGCGACACCGATATCGGCCTTCTTCAGCGCGGCCGCGTCGTTGACGGCGTCACCGGTCATCGCGACGACCGCGCCGCCACGCTGCATCACCTCTGCCAGGCGCAGTTTGTCCTGAGGGGTGACCCGGCCGAACACATGAAGGTCCGGTAGTGCTCGGGCGAGTTGCTCATCGGTCATCGCCTGCAACTCGGCGCCGC
The genomic region above belongs to Nocardia spumae and contains:
- a CDS encoding M50 family metallopeptidase; the encoded protein is MGFAIGFVLFALGITVSVALHECGHMWAAQATGMQVRRYFVGFGPKVFSFRRGETEYGLKALPLGGFCDIAGMTALDEVPPEDLHRAMYRQTTWKRLVVMFGGIAMNFVLGFLLIMLLAVAWGLPRLDSPPATQIYPAGCVAAQNPDGSMQQCTGPGPAERAGLERGDLVTAIDGKPVSSWNDFRSITEKATGPIVYTVKRDGQTLQIPVTPQRVATYPARSGATDGSDRVTTPVYASKVGVAQDFYGPVKYNVISAIPASVSFTGDMFGRTFASLAQMPSKVVSLWHAVTGGQRDADTPVSVYGASKIGGETAEHGLWGAFVLVLASLNFFLGAFNLLPLLPLDGGHIAVVIFEKLRNMWRNRKGLPNGGPVDYMKLLPATYVVVVIGGAYMILTLVADIVNPIKLFP
- a CDS encoding response regulator transcription factor, whose translation is MRLLIVEDEKRLADTLAKGLAAEGFATDVAHDGTEGLHLARTAAYDLILLDIMLPGINGYRICATLRAEGDDTPVLMLTAKDGEYDEAEGLDTGADDYLCKPFSYVVLLARIRALLRRRTRGGAPVVRVGDLLVDPATHTCRRGDQPVSLTAKEFAVLEHLALRAEQIVPKSEILDHVWDFAYTGDPNIVEVYISALRRKIDTPFGCRTIITVRGAGYRLVAGRG
- the crcB gene encoding fluoride efflux transporter CrcB, with the protein product MIIALVLLGAMIGAPARYLTDRFVQARHDSLFPWGTLTVNIAGCLILGALTGAAAGTPVLALLGTGFCGALTTYSTFGYETMRLLEQRVTFYAAMNVVISVVAGLGAALLGYAVAHAFAG
- a CDS encoding phosphatase PAP2 family protein, with translation MTTPSPAPMASGGPGFDRPLFTTITDFADHTRWLNDAMLWWTDAGLGIFAVLMVIGWWLARRRDDRSMALALLAPVSVVVAYLVAEVVKVLVAEPRPCRGVPSAYILETCPVPSDYSFPSGHTTTAAATVAALYLLNRRLGWVTAVFAVVLAFSRVYVGGHYPHDVVASAILAVPVAAAVSLLLARPVTNLVARLRSSALAPLVADTAREPVPRA
- the crcB gene encoding fluoride efflux transporter CrcB, translating into MRRFPDRPGDSAAESIDPDVDLRVPTQRRELMREHGAVLAVIAIGGGLGGLSRYGLSRLLPTHPGQFPWGTFTENVAGCLAIGVLMVLITEVWPAHRLVRPFVGVGFLGGFTTFSTYAVEIRNLLQPGSAWLAFAYLGATLVCALLAVLAGVTLARMVFLGKRIRQEAR
- a CDS encoding DUF2631 domain-containing protein, yielding MAATELEPAKSAGVVTKVDPAEVPSAAWGWSGESRRSFRIAGWVVVVILLAMLFENQQGASSGTGWTGYIFLIGFAVALAGILIRDSILQRKPR
- a CDS encoding PepSY domain-containing protein gives rise to the protein MTSILRRVGNGLRWLLVGAAAFAVVAATGLALGAGTGVLDDSRHHLEFSPVGYAAAAEPAAATIDRERAVEVARGAVPDARVISAELDTGRANPVWEVELRDARGEDVDVTVDAVNATVLAVDHDDD
- the dxr gene encoding 1-deoxy-D-xylulose-5-phosphate reductoisomerase, with translation MSDIVKVLLLGSTGSIGTQALEVVAAAPDRFQVVGLAARGGNADLLAEQIRATGTDNVAVTDPAAAAKLGVALSGPDAVTELVRRTDADVVLNALVGALGLKPTLATLESGRRLALANKESLVAGGSLVTRAAAPGQIVPVDSEHSAMAQCLRGGRADEVARLVLTASGGPFRGWTAEMLESVSPEEAKAHPTWSMGLMNTLNSATLMNKGLELIEAHMLFGIDYDKIDVTVHPQSIVHSMATFTDGSTLAQASPPDMRLPIALALGWPDRVPGALAPLDFGTAMRWDFEPVDNEVFPAVELARTAGKAGGSVTAVYNAANEIAVQAFLDGALRFPDIVRTVARVVESADRWAAEPSTLDEVLAADAWARQRARTLVSN
- a CDS encoding LysR substrate-binding domain-containing protein translates to MTQPTPVSPRIGYVPGVTVAKWARVWAQRFPDAPLELVAVPQAQQRGALTEGRVDMCFVRLPIDREGLHAIPLYRELAVAVVPKDHPIALFEEVSSADLDDERMQDTGDIDAVGDALELVAAVGGAAVVPQSLARLHHRRDLIYRPLTDVDPTQIALAWPIDHPGEFVEEFIGIVRGRTANSSRTSGERDRREGEGTRARTGGGAAQGGKGRAQGGAKQSAPRRGGAGQGRSGGTRSGGTRGRQKRRGR
- a CDS encoding cytochrome P450 family protein: MTESVIELPTLGESVFDTYDRIRGRGPVVPITLPGNVSAWAAVSHRAVGELLAADGTSFSKNSRNCPALHDGTIPADWPMRALTDMDHMLNLDGAEHRRLRKTIGQAFTPARVAAMEPRIRRIAGELIDEFASRTEEVDLISAYTTPLPVRVICELFGVEKADEPLIRDWVVTITSPVATGAETAAAMGAMTVHLAGLLEAKRRAPGDDLTSALLAANADNELTDEELVTVLWVVITAGHETTVYLLGNAVVALCEHPQQLAKAVTGDRWRDVVEEALRYRSPLCTAFIRYALEDVTIAGVDLPAGAMVVWYGGIGRDPEYYPDADVFDIDRDPRDQLAFGRGPHFCLGAPLARLESAIALSTLFGRFPQLELACPAAELPYGPQIITAGPQRLPVRLRP